In Rhododendron vialii isolate Sample 1 chromosome 9a, ASM3025357v1, the following are encoded in one genomic region:
- the LOC131300990 gene encoding uncharacterized protein LOC131300990 isoform X2 — protein sequence MLVVLGELGGRDEYSLVVVLKQGKISKHVVAWLSGTYYEFEPITLVAEEGKIYPVKEVKLSLHKSLRILILLLRVEKSKRQLIISTVSDVREYILCGVVLI from the exons ATGCTGGTTGTGCTCGGGGAACTTGGTGGCCGCGATGAGTATTCCCTTGTGGTAGTCCTGAAACAAGGTAAAATTAGCAAACATGTGGTTGCTTGGCTCAGTGGAACGTACTATGAATTTGAACCAATAACTCTTGTC GCCGAGGAGGGAAAGATTTATCCTGTAAAGGAAGTTAAGTTAAGCCTCCACAAATCCCTGAGGATCCTAATACTGCTATTAAGAGTGGAAAAGTCCAAGCGCCAACTCATTATTTCTACAGTTTCCGATGTCAGAG AGTATATTCTTTGTGGAGTTGTACTCATCTGA
- the LOC131300990 gene encoding ATP-citrate synthase beta chain protein 1-like isoform X1: MLVVLGELGGRDEYSLVVVLKQGKISKHVVAWLSGTYYEFEPITLVAEEGKIYPVKEVKLSLHKSLRILILLLRVEKSKRQLIISTVSDVRGLLAIGPRFGEAIDDATRSFNKAYDKVSSNECFTTHKRIHTPFD, from the exons ATGCTGGTTGTGCTCGGGGAACTTGGTGGCCGCGATGAGTATTCCCTTGTGGTAGTCCTGAAACAAGGTAAAATTAGCAAACATGTGGTTGCTTGGCTCAGTGGAACGTACTATGAATTTGAACCAATAACTCTTGTC GCCGAGGAGGGAAAGATTTATCCTGTAAAGGAAGTTAAGTTAAGCCTCCACAAATCCCTGAGGATCCTAATACTGCTATTAAGAGTGGAAAAGTCCAAGCGCCAACTCATTATTTCTACAGTTTCCGATGTCAGAG GTTTGCTAGCAATTGGTCCCCGATTTGGTGAGGCTATTGATGATGCTACCCGATCCTTTAACAAAGCTTATGACAAGGTTAGTTCTAATGAGTGTTTTACCACGCACAAGAGAATACACACGCCGTTTGATTAG